A single region of the Carassius gibelio isolate Cgi1373 ecotype wild population from Czech Republic chromosome A14, carGib1.2-hapl.c, whole genome shotgun sequence genome encodes:
- the LOC128027586 gene encoding dynactin subunit 4 isoform X1 — MATLLQPEKVLYLVRGEKKIRVPLSQLYFCRYCSELRSLECVSHEVDSHFCPSCLENMPSAEAKLKKNRCANCFDCPCCMHTLSTRATNIPAPLPDDPTKTTMKKAYYLACGFCRWTSRDVGMADKSVASGGWQEPENPHTQRINKLIEYYQQLAQREKLERDRKKLARRRPFMPQAFSQHTIHVVEKYGLGTRLQRQRSGAPISALYGLSLKEGEDQKEITIEPAQALDEVEPLPEDYYTRPVNLPEVTSLRQRLLQPDFQPAGASQLHPRHKHLLMKRSLRCRKCEHNLSKPEFNPTSIKFKIQLVAVSYIPEVRIMSIPNLRHMKESQVLLTLTNPVENITHVSLYTCEEEDPDDINSTAKVLVPSKELVLAGKDAAAEYDELAEPQGFQDDPDVVAFRKSNKIGFFIKVIPQREEGDVTVAFKLRHDFRNLAAPIRPTEEGEATSEAIWLIHHVELSLGPLAT, encoded by the exons ATGGCGACGCTGTTGCAGCCGGAGAAAGTGCTTTATCTCGTCCGAGGCGAGAAAAAGATTCGCGTTCCGCTCTCTCAGCTGTATTTTTGCAGATATTGCAGTGAGCTGCGATCTTTGGAATGCGTGTCACATGAA GTCGATTCTCATTTCTGTCCCAGCTGTCTGGAGAACATGCCGTCAGCTGAGGCCAAGCTCAAGAAGAATAG GTGTGCCAATTGCTTTGACTGTCCATGCTGTATGCACACCCTCTCCACACGGGCCACCAACATCCCGGCACCACTGCCTGATGACCCAACCAAAACCACAATGAAGAAGGCCTACTACCTGGCCTGTGGATTTTGTCGCTGGACCTCAAGAGATGTAGGCATGGCTGACAAATCTGTGG CCAGTGGAGGATGGCAGGAGCCTGAAAACCCTCATACTCAGAGG ATCAACAAGCTGATTGAGTATTACCAGCAGCTGGCCCAGAGAGAGAAGCTGGAGAGAGACAGGAAGAAGCTGGCACGAAGACGGCCGTTCATGCCTCAGGCGTTCTCG CAACACACAATTCACGTGGTG GAGAAGTATGGACTGGGAACCAGACTACAGAGACAGAGATCTGGAGCCCCAATCAGTGCCCTGTATGGCCTTTC ATTAAAAGAAGGAGAAGACCAGAAGGAGATCACTATAGAGCCAGCACAGGCTTTGGATGAAGTGGAACCCCTGCCTGAAGATTATTACACTCGCCCTGTCAACCTTCCTGAAG TAACGAGTCTTCGCCAGAGGCTGCTACAGCCTGATTTTCAGCCTGCAGGAGCTTCACAGCTGCACCCCCGACACAAGCACCTTCTGATGAAACGCTCTCTGCGTTGCAGG AAATGTGAGCACAATCTGAGCAAACCAGAATTTAATCCAACCTCAATAAAGTTCAAAATCCAGCTTGTGGCTGT GAGCTACATTCCTGAAGTGAGAATCATGTCCATTCCAAACCTGCGTCATATGAAG GAGAGTCAGGTTCTGCTGACCCTGACCAACCCAGTGGAGAACATCACTCACGTGTCTCTGTACACCTGTGAAGAGGAAGACCCAGATGACATTAACAGCACTGCTAAG GTGCTGGTGCCCTCAAAGGAACTGGTCCTGGCAGGGAAAGATGCCGCTGCTGAATATGATGAACTGGCTGAACCTCAGGGTTTTCAGGATGACCCAGA TGTAGTGGCCTTTAGAAAGTCAAACAAGATTGGCTTCTTCATCAAAGTGATTCCGCAGAGGGAGGAGGGTGATGTCACCGTCGCTTTCAAACTGCGACATGACTTCCGGAACCTCGCTGCTCCGATCAGACCCACCGAGGAGGGAGAAGCCACCAGTGAGGCCATCTGGCTCATACATCATGTGGAGCTTAGCTTGGGCCCCCTGGCAACCTGA
- the LOC128027586 gene encoding dynactin subunit 4 isoform X2 encodes MATLLQPEKVLYLVRGEKKIRVPLSQLYFCRYCSELRSLECVSHEVDSHFCPSCLENMPSAEAKLKKNRCANCFDCPCCMHTLSTRATNIPAPLPDDPTKTTMKKAYYLACGFCRWTSRDVGMADKSVASGGWQEPENPHTQRINKLIEYYQQLAQREKLERDRKKLARRRPFMPQAFSEKYGLGTRLQRQRSGAPISALYGLSLKEGEDQKEITIEPAQALDEVEPLPEDYYTRPVNLPEVTSLRQRLLQPDFQPAGASQLHPRHKHLLMKRSLRCRKCEHNLSKPEFNPTSIKFKIQLVAVSYIPEVRIMSIPNLRHMKESQVLLTLTNPVENITHVSLYTCEEEDPDDINSTAKVLVPSKELVLAGKDAAAEYDELAEPQGFQDDPDVVAFRKSNKIGFFIKVIPQREEGDVTVAFKLRHDFRNLAAPIRPTEEGEATSEAIWLIHHVELSLGPLAT; translated from the exons ATGGCGACGCTGTTGCAGCCGGAGAAAGTGCTTTATCTCGTCCGAGGCGAGAAAAAGATTCGCGTTCCGCTCTCTCAGCTGTATTTTTGCAGATATTGCAGTGAGCTGCGATCTTTGGAATGCGTGTCACATGAA GTCGATTCTCATTTCTGTCCCAGCTGTCTGGAGAACATGCCGTCAGCTGAGGCCAAGCTCAAGAAGAATAG GTGTGCCAATTGCTTTGACTGTCCATGCTGTATGCACACCCTCTCCACACGGGCCACCAACATCCCGGCACCACTGCCTGATGACCCAACCAAAACCACAATGAAGAAGGCCTACTACCTGGCCTGTGGATTTTGTCGCTGGACCTCAAGAGATGTAGGCATGGCTGACAAATCTGTGG CCAGTGGAGGATGGCAGGAGCCTGAAAACCCTCATACTCAGAGG ATCAACAAGCTGATTGAGTATTACCAGCAGCTGGCCCAGAGAGAGAAGCTGGAGAGAGACAGGAAGAAGCTGGCACGAAGACGGCCGTTCATGCCTCAGGCGTTCTCG GAGAAGTATGGACTGGGAACCAGACTACAGAGACAGAGATCTGGAGCCCCAATCAGTGCCCTGTATGGCCTTTC ATTAAAAGAAGGAGAAGACCAGAAGGAGATCACTATAGAGCCAGCACAGGCTTTGGATGAAGTGGAACCCCTGCCTGAAGATTATTACACTCGCCCTGTCAACCTTCCTGAAG TAACGAGTCTTCGCCAGAGGCTGCTACAGCCTGATTTTCAGCCTGCAGGAGCTTCACAGCTGCACCCCCGACACAAGCACCTTCTGATGAAACGCTCTCTGCGTTGCAGG AAATGTGAGCACAATCTGAGCAAACCAGAATTTAATCCAACCTCAATAAAGTTCAAAATCCAGCTTGTGGCTGT GAGCTACATTCCTGAAGTGAGAATCATGTCCATTCCAAACCTGCGTCATATGAAG GAGAGTCAGGTTCTGCTGACCCTGACCAACCCAGTGGAGAACATCACTCACGTGTCTCTGTACACCTGTGAAGAGGAAGACCCAGATGACATTAACAGCACTGCTAAG GTGCTGGTGCCCTCAAAGGAACTGGTCCTGGCAGGGAAAGATGCCGCTGCTGAATATGATGAACTGGCTGAACCTCAGGGTTTTCAGGATGACCCAGA TGTAGTGGCCTTTAGAAAGTCAAACAAGATTGGCTTCTTCATCAAAGTGATTCCGCAGAGGGAGGAGGGTGATGTCACCGTCGCTTTCAAACTGCGACATGACTTCCGGAACCTCGCTGCTCCGATCAGACCCACCGAGGAGGGAGAAGCCACCAGTGAGGCCATCTGGCTCATACATCATGTGGAGCTTAGCTTGGGCCCCCTGGCAACCTGA